Genomic DNA from Garra rufa chromosome 18, GarRuf1.0, whole genome shotgun sequence:
TGGGGAACACAGGCACGTACGCCAAAGCATATTCACCNNNNNNNNNNNNNNNNNNNNNNNNNNNNNNNNNNNNNNNNNNNNNNNNNNNNNNNNNNNNNNNNNNNNNNNNNNNNNNNNNNNNNNNNNNNNNNNNNNNNNNNNNNNNNNNNNNNNNNNNNNNNNNNNNNNNNNNNNNNNNNNNNNNNNNNNNNNNNNNNNNNNNNNNNNNNNNNNNNNNNNNNNNNNNNNNNNNNNNNNNNNNNNNNNNNNNNNNNNNNNNNNNNNNNNNNNNNNNNNNNNNNNNNNNNNNNNNNNNNNNNNNNNNNNNNNNNNNNNNNNNNNNNNNNNNNNNNNNNNNNNNNNNNNNNNNNNNNNNNNNNNNNNNNNNNNNNNNNNNNNNNNNNNNNNNNNNNNNNNNNNNNNNNNNNNNNNNNNNNNNNNNNNNNNNNNNNNNNNNNNNNNNNNNNNNNNNNNNNNNNNNNNNNNNNNNNNNNNNNNNNNNNNNNNNNNNNNNNNNNNNNNNNNNNNNNNNNNNNNNNNNNNNNNNNNNNNNNNNNNacaaaagatttgtatttcaaataaatgctgttcttctgaactttccattcatcaaagaaacctgaaaaaaaatctactcaactggttttaacataataataataaatgtttttgagcagcaaatcagaatattagaataatttctgaaggatcatgtgactggagtaatgatgctaaaattcagctttacaatcataggaataagttacattttaaaatacactcaaatagaaaacagttgttttaaattgtacaaatattatacagttttactgttttagctgtaatttggatcaaataaatgcaggtttggtgagcagaagagactttttaaaaaaacattaaaaatcttactgttcaaaaacttttgactggtagtgtacatttcatTACAGATGAAAAATTGGTTTTATCTTTCATTTTTATGTTAATCCTAATAACTAAAAATAGATATCCACTGGATCTATTTAAAAGTAATTGAATCTTATTTTCAAATTGTAATGTAAAATCATACTGCAATATAAATatatctgaaaaataaaaaaagagctaAACGAATCTGAGCTTATGAAACTTGACAGATTTTAAAAGTGACTAAACTACCCTATTAGATAATTATCAGTGTCTGCTTCCTACTCGTGCTATTCACTACACATGAATGACTGCTACATTGACGCCAGACGTCCTGTAAGTGCCTTCATTTCTTTTCCCTTTGTCTCTCAGTTTGCTGATATTAGGATGTCAATCATCCAGTTCATCACATAACGAGAGAattacacaataaaatgatttaatcaTCTCATTCGCATGCTGTCTGTCTATGGTTTCTAAACAGAAAGTTTGCTGCTCATTTTTACTCTGGCTAAGCGCAAATTCAATATTAGCAGTGTTTCTTCTTCCCGCCCACCACTAATGAAATGTCATCATTGCTTTCACACTCACAGACTGTTCCCGCCTTGGCATGGCTTTCAAAAACCAGCACTGCTGCCAGCTCCTTCCGAACCTAcgggaaagaatgaaagaaatgaGGGATGAATGAAGATTTGTGGCACAAACAAACATGAGGGCTGTCAGCGATTGTTGACTCACAGATGTAGACAAGTGGGCCACAGCTTTGACGTGCAGAAGTTCTTCGTAAATAACTTCCAGATCCTCTGGAGTTCTCTGGCTTGGGCTAAAATGTGGACACAGATAATTACACACAGATATAATACGCTGTTTATAATAGAAATTAAAAGTGAAGTGTGTAACTTTTTTTAATGTTGAAATGCAGACAACTATATCTGTCACAAATATAGTGCTTGTCATGTTAGACTTAATTTGATATTGATTTTGACATTAGTGTGTATTGGgaagtcaattttttttaattaaactgtttaattaaagtttatatttatatttagcaaGCTCCTTCGTCTGGTGAGTCTAGCAgcacagaaattacacacttcacctttaagtgGCAGTAACTGTTTAtgcttgttttttgttgttgttttttttttcagactgttttgGCACAATTTTTGGTTTCCTACCATTTTCGCAGTATCATAGTCAGAAGAGCATCTGGACCCATCTGGACCAGGAGCGATAAACTCTCTTGGAGTTCATCATCTTTGGAGTCTTTCTCGTTAGTCGTGTGATTAAGTTCAAACTCTGCCTCCATGAAGCGGTAAAACTGTGTGTCTTTGTCATGGAAGTTTAACTCTGGTTTCACTGCACATTTGACAGAGACATTGGTTGTCAGTTAGTCAGTATATTCAGATATGGTAATAGCAGTTTTTTGGTCAttgtaaaatgcatgttattttttatttagaaccgtcctaaataagatatttcacataaaagacgtttacatatagtccacaagagaaaatactagttgaatttataaatattaccctgttcaaaagtttatatgcacttgatttctaatactgtgttgttgcttgAATTtaccttatatgtgaccctggaccacaaaaccagtcttaagtcgctggggtatgtttgtagcaatagccaaaaatacattgcatgggtcaaaattattgatttttcttttatgtcaaaaatcattaggaaattaagtaaagatcatgttccatgaaattttttttgtaaaattcctactgtaaatatatcaaaatgtaatttttgattagtaatatgcattgttaagatcctaatttggacaactttaaaggtgattttctcaggattttgattttttttgcaccctcagattcctgattttcaaatagatgtatctcggccaaatattgtcctatcctaacaaaccatacatcaatagaaagcttatttactgagctttcatattatatatacatctcagttttgtaaaatttaaccttatgactggttttgtggtccagggtcacatattttgtttagtgatagttgttcatgagtcccttgtttgtcctgaacagttaaactgcccgcttttcttcagaaaagtccttccggtttttcagcatttttgtgtatttgaaccctttccagcaatgactgtatgattgtatgaggacaactaaggacacttactgatgcttcagaaggaaaaacatcgggggtaaaaacatttgaatttgaagtttagggtaaatgtaacttattttgtcttctagaaaacgtgtctgtagcttctgaagggcagtactaaatgaaaaaatatatatttagacaaaataagaaaaatgcacccctggctcttaatgcattgtgtttcattctatagcatcaatgagtgtttgaaccttctgtaatagttgcatacgagtccctcagttgtcctcagtgtgaaaagatggatctcaaaatcatacagtcattgttggaaagggtccaaatacacaaaaatgctaaaaaaaaacattttaagcacctgaaggatttttttctgaagaacagcgggtaatttaactgttaaggacaaacaagggactcatgaacaactatcactaaacacacacacacacacacacacacacacacacacacacacacacacacagctgtggataattcaggtaacaacacagtattaagaatcaagtgtatgtaaacttttgaacagggtaattttttataaattcaactattattttctcttgtggactatgtgtaaacatcttttatgtgaagtatcgtactcaggtcagtactaaataacaaataacatggtttttggtaaaacaattaacattttgcagattctgcaaggtgtatgtaaacttttgacctcaactgtatatcaaaGTGCCACAGTATTACAATCTGATACCATCACTATGCCATAGTACCATTTTTCTAAAGAGAAAGCATGCAAACAATGGAGATGATCTTGAGTTGATATCTATAAACAATGTTGTTAATGCTCACCATGACTCAGGATGCCCTCATCCACTAAAACTTGCCACATTCCGACTGCCTGACTCCGAGACTGGAAGCAGTCATTGAGTTTCATTAGCCAATCCACAAGTTCCTTCCCACTGCAGCACTGTCTGTGAGACAAACCAAAGTACCAAAAAGCAGTCTTAATTTAAAGTGTCACACATTTATCTGCATGTCTCTACTGTTCAATCATGTAAGCTGATTTATTTGTTTCTCCAAAGGATGCTAAATGGCTTCCTAAAAATCATGACTGACTTTTCCATCACAGTCAGAAAGCAAGCACAAGCACATGACAGACAGAGCaagagatgcacctgtatgtttTAAGATGATGTTTTCTGTCTCTTATCAGGCCTGGGTTACGCTCCATCAGAGTGCTGTAAACCACCCGCGCAGCCTTCAGGATCCGATCGGATAAAAACTGATGGAGACAAAGAGGAAAAAAAGGTAATAAACACTTTTTATTACTGCCATTTACTGCCATTGTTATTGGCAATCAGGATGAGACTGGAAAGAttaacacggaagagaagaaattgttgaattaagtcgttatttttgttttctttgtgtacaaaaagtattctcatagcttgtCAAAATTAAGGTCTTGATTTGGGTCTTGAATttgggtcttgaacgtggtagttgcgttactgtctatgcagggacagaaagctcttggatttcaacaaaaatatcttaatttttgttccgaagatgaacgaaggtctttcgGGTTAGGAACGACAAGAtagtgagtaattactgacagaaaatttccttttttgggtgaactaagtgAAAGGAAAAGTGAAAGCATAGAATTTTTTAGGTAGGATGCAGTTAAGTGACCTCTTAAATATGGTCAGGGATTGTCCGGACGAGGGTGGGAAAGTGACAATCAACCCAATCAACTAAATTGTCCCACAAAATCCCAATGGATATATCCCACCCTAATTATTTCCCACTAAATACGCCACATCATGTAAGTTAAATGCATTGCATTTGCTGTTTAATGTTGTTTGAATTCGATACAAGTTTGCTCATTTCCAAAAGAAAACTGGAAATGTTTACTCTTGTGTTTACATTCATACACAAAATTTCCTTTACAACCATATTAGCCGTATAGAAACACAGCGAGTTGGTGTTGTACTGAACAGGTGAGTGGAGGGTGAGAACCTGCCACATTTTTTCCAACACCTCCTCCGCCGTGTTGAATTTACCAAACTGAATCTCGCTACCGTTCGCACTCCTCCCCCGTATGGAAGCTGTTTCTCCGCTTGTCTGTTTTCCTTTTATCAACTTGCTCTGTTTTCATCCATCCCTCCCTTTCAGGACTTGTGTTTTCATTCCACATCTCCTCCTTTCCCACCCTTCGTTCTGTTGGACCCCCCGCAGACAGTGTGTCCCGCTCCAGCTCCCAAACAGACTGAGAAAACTGGAGTGTACGAACTCAACCTCATTGATTGAAGCTACGGTTTATTGAACTACTGAAGCATGCCACCGTTGTTGCTACGCAGCCTTGGTTTTTTTTCTGCGTGATAAAACTGGTTTGGCGCATTGACACTCTGTTAGAAAAAACAAACTTCTGTTGAAGTGGAGGCAAACATAGGAGGATATGAAGAAGTTGGGATGGCAAGCATTGCAGTAAAAGTTAGGTATTTAAGATTTCCCTGCTTAGACTGGCATTAAGTTCTGTTTTAGTGCTGGTTTGCACTAACAAAAACAGGCTTGCTAGTTAAGctagttaaaaatatatttagaaacATAGCGTGCAGTTTTTTACCGATGACACTATGTAAGTGATTGAAGTGGTTTTAGTAGAGATCACACACACCAAAATAACCCTCATTTTTGCATTTATGCTTCAGAACATCAAAAGCTCCAAGTTCAAAGCCAAACGCCTCAAGCTGTTACATGTGGCCATAACAGCACAGCAACCCAAGTAACACTGATAGCCATTTGTGCATTTGCTAAAGGAAACTTGCTGTCGTGATGCTAGGGTGTTGCGAGCAGTTGTCGGgcattgctgtgtggttgctagctAGGTGGTTGCTTATTGGTCCAAAGCACTAACGTTTAAAACTTTGtggttggtaaaaaaaaaatatatcataaaggctgcatttatttgatcattaaaaacagtgatattgtgcaataatattacaatttaaaataactgatttaaaaaatgtaaaatgtaatttattcctatgagacaaagctggattttcagcatcattactccagtctttagtgtcacatgatccttcagaaatcattctaatatgctaatttgatgctcaagaaacatttcttattattagcaattttGAAAACAAttcagctgcttaatatttttgtgataaTTTTTTTCCCATGATTCTTTGAAATGGATATTTGTCTTTACAAAAAGAAGTCTTTGCTgtctttttgatcaatttaacgcatccttgctgaataaaagtatctaTTTATACATttggagtcaaaagtttacatacaccttgcagaatcttcaaaatgttatttattttaccaaactaattattttaccaatacaaaatgcatgatatttttcatttactactgagctgaataagatatttcacataaaagacttatatagtccacaagagaaaataacagttgatacctaaatgatccacagctgtgtttttttttaagtcatagttgttcatgagtcccttgtttgtcctgaacagttaaactgtctgctgttcttcagaaaaatcattcaggtcccagaaattctttggtttttcagcatctttgtgtatttgaatgctttccaacaatgattttaagatttaaaaaaggttcaaatgctcactgatgtatcagaagaaaaaacaatgcattaattcAAAttggaatttgaatatcagggtaaatttaacttattttgtcttctgggaacatgtaagtatcttatgtagcttctgaggggcagtacAAAATGGACAAAacatgatatttatgcaaaataatgctcattccgttcaaaagtttacattcctggcttaatgcattgtttttccttctgaagcatcagtaagagtttgaaccttctgtaatacttgcatagagtgtatgtaaacttttgaacggggtaatttttataaattcaatgtaCTGTGTtctcttttgtggactatatgtaaacgtcttttatgtgaaatatcttattcaggtcagtactaaataaaaaacaacatgcattttgtatgatccctcatatttggggtaaaataattaacattttgcagattctgcaaggtgaatgtaaacttttgacttcaactgtatacaaaCTTATTGAAATCTACAGGAAATCAGATAAAAAGTTTAATATCTTATTTAAACACATATTGCAATATTGCATATTATTTGGAATGGCTAATATGTGGATTAGGACTCATGCTTTTGCTCCACCCGAGTTGTCTCATTCTTTAGTCTTGTGATTTTACGGAAAGTCTGAAgctttatttgtttgttctgttCCTCCACAGAACATTTTGTCCCAGGATGAGGTCTTGAACTTGAATTGCCTTCATTTCTCACACTTTATTTGTTGTGGTTGTTGCTGAGGGCGGTGGCGTGTGCCCCTTCTCGGAGGCCCCTGGCCTGGTCGGTCAGTCACGGTGATGTAATTGGCTTCTGACCCGTGGGGGATCGGCTGACCTGTCTTTTCAGTCCAAAGGGAGGCCACATCGACACTGCTGTTCTCACAGGACCACTTCATTAAATGCTGCTCAAGGACAGTACTGTACATAACACCCAGGGGCAATTTCAGAGTTACAGTTCTCTGCTTAATGTAACTCATTTGGTTAATAGTATCTAAGTAGTTTAGCCAACTAAGCAGCACAGTTCTAGTAAATGTGGTCAACCTACATCCAGTCTGTATTCTTTGAGACTGACATGCTGCAGAACTCTCCATCTAGCTCATTTTACCCAGCGTATGCCCAGACACTGTGTCTGCAGACCCTGAGCATGTAAATCTCTCTCCTGTCATCTCTGCTTCATGATTCTGTCCCTGGAGATGAGGGTATAGATGGGAACAGTAGCCTATGGCAACCTATTCCCAGCATTCTGCAGTCTCCAGGGGAATAATTACTTCACTGTGGATCACTGACTTTGACTACTCTCTTGAACACTTGGGATTAGATGTATCATAGGATACCTGTGACAACAAGAAGCATGGCTACTCTTAAATCATTCTCCATTTTAACCTAGATATCAATTTCAGTATTTAATGTACATATTACGGCCATATAAaaatgctgggtgaaatatggacaaacctagCAACTgtgttgttttgacccagcgatAGGgtaccttctgggtagttttatttaactcaactattaaTACTAAAAAATACTATATGGCTGGTTTAAAGGTCTattgaagtgctttgaaacatgcagcattATTCTTTGTGTTAATGTAATTTTAACTAAAACAGGAGACAGGTCCCGCCCCCTTTTTAAAAATGACCAGTAGCGTTTCGTTAATATCACAgctgggccagagccgttgagcttggTAAATCCACATTTAACAGTGTATGACAGTtcatccatatcgctataaaatatagcattctgtgtaaAATTCTGATACGTTTTGTGGTCTACGCCAATTCACAAATACAATCTGCTCTGTGCTATAATTTTTTCTGGACTGGAGCAGATTGTTTGCACATTGCGGTGGTTTGTGTGACACAACACGAAACCAGACTTGTATaaccccaatggaaagcatatttacactgtctgaatcattcactatcccctatatagtgcactacatgcCATTTACCGTACAGAAAATACTAACTCTGTAAACAAAAGTCCAATCTCAGCCGCAGCTTCAGCATCTGTTTATAATTTAGGGGGTGGGATGCTTTGGaatctagagagcatttgattggacagtaAATTTGATGAAAAGCTGAAGTGCAAGATGAtttcatcaaaatcgttgatccattTTAGTGGAAGTTATAGACTGTAAGCTTTAAATGCTTATaacttgtaaatgcaaattttgtcattgttttggaacaCACtcaaggctaacatattcatactaaaagtcataaaacttcaattttgatttcatggggactttaaaaggaacccaaaataggttggaaattaaaaatcagacaaaatTACTAGAGGTTACACTCCAGTTTTCTCATTTTTTGGGTtcaaatatagtaatttttaagcaatagttgagttaaataaaactaccgaGAAGGGTCAAAAACAACCCAATTGCTGAGTTAGTCTATATTTCACCCagcgttgggttgtttttaacccagcattttttagagtgtatcatttgtaaatgcacaGTGAAAAATGCATGGTGAATGTCTTGCATCATTTTTAGTGGAttaactaccattcaaaagtttagggacactaagatcatttaaatgtttttgaaataagtctcttcagtatttcatttgaaatataaatgtaaCAGTGTAAAAGCTTTTACTTGTCATGTCTGATTAATTtactgcatccttgctaaatgaaagttgATTGAAAGAAattgatttcttaaaaaaaaaaacccctgaTATTCTTGCTTTTCTGATTCTCTCAGGTGTGTCTAAGGAGAGCTCCAAACTACCAGGTCACAGAACACTGCTTATGCGACGTCTCCACGTGTCTCCAAGTGTTTGTCCAAAGGGAAAGGATGGCATTGTTCAAGTGTAGGTCAGATTGCTATACAAACACTCACCTAAACAATGTAGAAAGGCAGCAGGTAGCACTTACTGTACAAT
This window encodes:
- the LOC141290596 gene encoding rap guanine nucleotide exchange factor 4-like; translated protein: MCSEDTLVRTSLRSSLEKTPLPEAVDTQDTIKQFLSDRILKAARVVYSTLMERNPGLIRDRKHHLKTYRQCCSGKELVDWLMKLNDCFQSRSQAVGMWQVLVDEGILSHVKPELNFHDKDTQFYRFMEAEFELNHTTNEKDSKDDELQESLSLLVQMGPDALLTMILRKCPSQRTPEDLEVIYEELLHVKAVAHLSTSVRKELAAVLVFESHAKAGTVCECESNDDISLVVGGKKKHC